One Cricetulus griseus strain 17A/GY chromosome 5, alternate assembly CriGri-PICRH-1.0, whole genome shotgun sequence genomic window carries:
- the Ifrd1 gene encoding interferon-related developmental regulator 1 isoform X2, giving the protein MPKNKRRNAPHRSGGGGGGSGAATSAATAGGQHRTVQPFSDEDASIETMSHCSGYSDPSSFAEDGPEVLDEEGTQEDLEYKLKGLIDLTLDKSAKTRQAALEGVKNALSSKVLYEFVLERRMTLTDSIERCLKKGKSDEQRAAAALASVLCIQLGPGFESEEILKTLGPILKKIICDGTASIQARQTCATCFGVCCFIATDDITELYSALECLENLFSKSYLKEKDSSVICSTPNTVLHISSLLAWTLLLTICPISEVKKKLELHFHKLPSLLSCDDVNMRIAAGESLALLFELARGMESDFFYEDMDSLTQMLRALATDGNKHRAKVDKRKQRSVFRDVLRAVEERDFPTETVKFGPERMYIDSWVKKHTYDTFKEVLGSGMQYHLQTNEFLRNVFELGPPVMLDAATLKTMKISRFERHLYNSAAFKARTKARSKCRDKRADVGEFF; this is encoded by the exons GTGGCCAGCATCGGACTGTTCAACCTTTCAGTGATGAAGACGCATCCATTGAAACAATGAGTCACTGCAGTGGCTATAGCGATCCTTCCAGTTTTGCCGAGGATG GACCAGAAGTCCTCGATGaggaaggaactcaagaagaCTTAGAGTACAAATTGAAGGGATTAATTGACCTAACCCTTGATAAGAG TGCGAAGACAAGACAGGCAGCTCTTGAAGGTGTAAAAAATGCACTGTCTTCAAAAGTGCTGTATGAGTTTGTTCTAGAGAGAAGAATGACTTTAACTGATAGCATTGAGCGCTGTCTGAAAAAAG gaaagagtgatgagcagCGTGCAGCTGCAGCGTTAGCATCTGTTCTTTGTATTCAGTTGGGCCCTGGATTTGAAAGTGAAGAGATTTTAAAGACTCTTGGACCAAtcctaaaaaaaataatttgtgatGGAACAGCTAGTATCCAGGCTAGGCAAACT TGTGCAACTTGCTTTGGAGTGTGCTGTTTTATTGCCACAGATGACATCACT GAGCTGTATTCAGCTTTGGAATGCTTGGAAAATCTCTTCAGCAAGTCCTATCTTAAAGAGAAAGACAGTAGCGTCATCTGCAGCACCCCTAATACAGTGCTTCACATCAGCTCCCTTCTTGCGTGGACATTGTTACTGACCATATGCCCAATCAGTGAAGTGAAGAAAAAGCTGGaact GCATTTCCATAAACTTCCCAGCCTCCTTTCTTGTGATGATGTAAACATGAGAATTGCTGCTGGCGAATCTTTGGCACTTCTGTTTGAATTGGCCAGAGGAATGGAGAGT GACTTTTTTTATGAAGACATGGATTCTTTGACCCAGATGCTCCGGGCTCTGGCAACAGATGGAAATAAGCACCGTGCCAAAGTGGACAAGAGAAAGCAGCGGTCCGTCTTTAGAGATGTCCTGAGGGCCGTGGAG GAACGAGATTTTCCAACAGAAACTGTTAAGTTTGGCCCTGAACGCATGTATATTGATAGCTGGGTCAAAAAACATACCTATGACACCTTTAAGGAAGTTCTTGGATCAGGGATGCAGTACCACTTGCAG acAAATGAATTCCTTCGCAATGTATTTGAGCTTGGGCCCCCTGTGATGCTTGATGCTGCAACACTTAAGACCATGAAGATTTCTCGTTTTGAAAGG CATTTATATAACTCTGCAGCTTTCAAAGCTCGAACAAAAGCTCGAAGCAAATGCCGAGATAAGAGAGCAGATGTTGGAGAATTCTTCTAG
- the Ifrd1 gene encoding interferon-related developmental regulator 1 isoform X3, with translation MSHCSGYSDPSSFAEDGPEVLDEEGTQEDLEYKLKGLIDLTLDKSAKTRQAALEGVKNALSSKVLYEFVLERRMTLTDSIERCLKKGKSDEQRAAAALASVLCIQLGPGFESEEILKTLGPILKKIICDGTASIQARQTCATCFGVCCFIATDDITELYSALECLENLFSKSYLKEKDSSVICSTPNTVLHISSLLAWTLLLTICPISEVKKKLELHFHKLPSLLSCDDVNMRIAAGESLALLFELARGMESDFFYEDMDSLTQMLRALATDGNKHRAKVDKRKQRSVFRDVLRAVEERDFPTETVKFGPERMYIDSWVKKHTYDTFKEVLGSGMQYHLQTNEFLRNVFELGPPVMLDAATLKTMKISRFERHLYNSAAFKARTKARSKCRDKRADVGEFF, from the exons ATGAGTCACTGCAGTGGCTATAGCGATCCTTCCAGTTTTGCCGAGGATG GACCAGAAGTCCTCGATGaggaaggaactcaagaagaCTTAGAGTACAAATTGAAGGGATTAATTGACCTAACCCTTGATAAGAG TGCGAAGACAAGACAGGCAGCTCTTGAAGGTGTAAAAAATGCACTGTCTTCAAAAGTGCTGTATGAGTTTGTTCTAGAGAGAAGAATGACTTTAACTGATAGCATTGAGCGCTGTCTGAAAAAAG gaaagagtgatgagcagCGTGCAGCTGCAGCGTTAGCATCTGTTCTTTGTATTCAGTTGGGCCCTGGATTTGAAAGTGAAGAGATTTTAAAGACTCTTGGACCAAtcctaaaaaaaataatttgtgatGGAACAGCTAGTATCCAGGCTAGGCAAACT TGTGCAACTTGCTTTGGAGTGTGCTGTTTTATTGCCACAGATGACATCACT GAGCTGTATTCAGCTTTGGAATGCTTGGAAAATCTCTTCAGCAAGTCCTATCTTAAAGAGAAAGACAGTAGCGTCATCTGCAGCACCCCTAATACAGTGCTTCACATCAGCTCCCTTCTTGCGTGGACATTGTTACTGACCATATGCCCAATCAGTGAAGTGAAGAAAAAGCTGGaact GCATTTCCATAAACTTCCCAGCCTCCTTTCTTGTGATGATGTAAACATGAGAATTGCTGCTGGCGAATCTTTGGCACTTCTGTTTGAATTGGCCAGAGGAATGGAGAGT GACTTTTTTTATGAAGACATGGATTCTTTGACCCAGATGCTCCGGGCTCTGGCAACAGATGGAAATAAGCACCGTGCCAAAGTGGACAAGAGAAAGCAGCGGTCCGTCTTTAGAGATGTCCTGAGGGCCGTGGAG GAACGAGATTTTCCAACAGAAACTGTTAAGTTTGGCCCTGAACGCATGTATATTGATAGCTGGGTCAAAAAACATACCTATGACACCTTTAAGGAAGTTCTTGGATCAGGGATGCAGTACCACTTGCAG acAAATGAATTCCTTCGCAATGTATTTGAGCTTGGGCCCCCTGTGATGCTTGATGCTGCAACACTTAAGACCATGAAGATTTCTCGTTTTGAAAGG CATTTATATAACTCTGCAGCTTTCAAAGCTCGAACAAAAGCTCGAAGCAAATGCCGAGATAAGAGAGCAGATGTTGGAGAATTCTTCTAG